One genomic segment of Nonomuraea coxensis DSM 45129 includes these proteins:
- a CDS encoding response regulator transcription factor: MMESRLLIVEDDPNILELLAASLRFAGFDVTTAKSGVDAVAAVQRHRPDLVVLDVMLPDLDGFEIVRRLRGGGVHTPVVFLTARDETEDKIRGLTIGGDDYVTKPFSLEEVIARIHAVLRRTSGDQPAAPPRLTFADIELDEESHEVWRGGAAVPLSPTEFKLLRYFMTNAGRVLSKPQILDHVWDYDFRGEVGIVESYVSVLRRKIDNRSPRLIHTLRGVGYVLRLPPSS, encoded by the coding sequence ATGATGGAATCACGCCTGCTGATCGTCGAGGACGACCCCAACATCCTCGAACTCCTCGCCGCGAGCCTCAGGTTCGCGGGATTCGACGTGACCACGGCGAAGAGCGGCGTCGACGCCGTCGCCGCCGTGCAACGCCACCGCCCCGATCTCGTCGTGCTCGACGTCATGCTGCCCGACCTGGACGGTTTCGAGATCGTCAGGCGGCTGCGCGGCGGCGGGGTGCACACGCCGGTGGTGTTCCTGACCGCCCGTGACGAGACCGAGGACAAGATCCGCGGCCTCACCATCGGCGGCGACGACTACGTGACCAAGCCGTTCAGCCTGGAGGAGGTCATCGCGCGCATCCACGCGGTGCTCCGCCGTACCAGCGGCGACCAGCCGGCCGCGCCGCCGCGGCTGACGTTCGCCGACATCGAGCTGGACGAGGAGAGCCACGAGGTGTGGCGCGGAGGCGCCGCCGTGCCGCTGTCGCCGACCGAGTTCAAGCTGCTGCGCTACTTCATGACGAACGCCGGCCGCGTCCTGTCCAAGCCGCAGATCCTCGACCACGTCTGGGACTACGACTTCCGCGGCGAGGTGGGCATCGTCGAGTCGTACGTGTCCGTGCTCCGCCGCAAGATCGACAACCGGAGCCCCCGCCTCATCCACACCCTGCGGGGCGTCGGATACGTGC
- the lhgO gene encoding L-2-hydroxyglutarate oxidase yields MGAGIVGLAVARELAAARGAEVTVLEKEDGVAAHQTGHNSGVVHAGIYYPPGSLKARLCREGVALLKDYCARHGLPYEEVGKLVVASTHAERAGLAALAERARANGVPGIAELDALGLREVEAHAVGVGAVHSPHTAICDFPAVARRLARDVEELGGSVRLAHPVRAIRERAGGVQVLAARRIFTFDRLVVCGGLGTDAVAAMAGRPGEVRIVPFRGEYYALHSAAKELVRGLIYPVPDPRYPFLGVHLTRTIGGEVLVGPNAVLALAYEGYNWRKFGNIRQILGWPGTLRLARQHWRTGIKEVHGSLVKGAFVRAARRYVPELTAADLVRAPGGVRAQAVARDGRLVDDFVVDVHDNVVLVRNAPSPAATSSLAIAKHVAGIVPALVR; encoded by the coding sequence GTGGGCGCAGGGATTGTCGGGCTGGCGGTGGCGCGCGAGCTGGCCGCCGCCCGGGGCGCCGAGGTGACGGTGCTGGAGAAGGAGGACGGCGTCGCCGCCCACCAGACCGGGCACAACAGCGGCGTCGTCCACGCGGGCATCTACTACCCGCCCGGCTCGCTCAAGGCCCGGCTGTGCCGGGAGGGCGTGGCGCTGCTCAAGGACTACTGCGCGCGGCACGGGCTGCCGTACGAGGAGGTGGGCAAGCTCGTCGTGGCGAGCACCCACGCCGAGCGGGCGGGCCTCGCCGCGCTGGCGGAGCGGGCGCGCGCGAACGGCGTCCCCGGCATCGCCGAGCTGGACGCCCTGGGGCTGCGCGAGGTCGAGGCGCACGCGGTGGGCGTCGGCGCGGTGCACTCCCCGCACACCGCCATCTGCGACTTCCCCGCCGTCGCCCGCCGCCTCGCAAGGGACGTGGAGGAGCTGGGCGGGTCCGTACGTCTCGCGCACCCCGTACGGGCCATCCGTGAGCGCGCGGGCGGCGTGCAGGTGCTGGCCGCCCGCCGGATCTTCACCTTCGACCGCCTGGTGGTCTGCGGCGGGCTCGGCACGGACGCCGTGGCCGCGATGGCCGGGCGGCCGGGGGAGGTGCGGATCGTCCCGTTCCGTGGTGAGTACTACGCGCTCCATAGTGCGGCGAAGGAGCTCGTGCGCGGGCTGATCTATCCGGTGCCCGATCCGCGCTATCCGTTCCTGGGGGTGCACCTGACCCGTACGATCGGCGGCGAGGTGCTGGTGGGGCCGAACGCGGTGCTGGCGCTGGCGTACGAGGGCTACAACTGGCGCAAGTTCGGAAATATCCGGCAAATTCTGGGCTGGCCCGGCACCCTCCGCCTCGCCCGGCAGCACTGGCGCACCGGGATCAAGGAAGTGCACGGCAGCCTCGTCAAGGGAGCCTTCGTCCGGGCCGCCCGCCGCTACGTCCCCGAGCTGACCGCCGCCGACCTGGTCCGCGCGCCCGGAGGCGTCCGCGCCCAGGCCGTCGCCAGGGACGGGCGGCTGGTGGACGACTTCGTCGTGGACGTGCACGACAACGTGGTCCTGGTGCGCAACGCCCCGTCGCCCGCGGCCACGTCCAGCCTGGCGATCGCCAAGCATGTAGCCGGAATTGTCCCAGCACTCGTCCGATAA